In Streptomyces sp. NBC_01381, a genomic segment contains:
- a CDS encoding DUF6282 family protein: protein MPDLSGRVVVDIHHHAGPDLYRRRLTSVAAGRAYAEVGGWVVLKSHLTSTAARAWEARQEGLPVSGSLVLNELAGGVHPRAMEQAVYAHGPDSPARLIVHLPTLVGPAHASALRRTSFHPLLDADRWRGDRVLGSDGRLCRDVREVLRAARDLPVAVATGHSDRQAALRVVDEAVRLGLPRLLLTHATHPMSGFTLDDLTELSQVPGLYVELTALTLLLGHRDVDHLGELVHAHPRVVFSSDLGQPDQPDVKEWLDLSERWFHTARLTNHQIGAITRTNPANLLRP from the coding sequence GTGCCTGACCTGTCGGGACGCGTGGTGGTGGACATCCACCACCACGCCGGTCCCGACCTGTACCGGCGGCGACTCACCTCCGTAGCCGCGGGCCGGGCGTATGCCGAGGTCGGCGGCTGGGTGGTGCTCAAGAGTCACCTCACCTCGACCGCCGCCCGCGCCTGGGAGGCCCGGCAAGAGGGATTGCCCGTCTCGGGCTCGCTCGTCCTCAACGAACTGGCCGGCGGTGTCCACCCCCGCGCCATGGAACAGGCTGTCTACGCGCACGGCCCCGACAGCCCCGCCCGCCTGATCGTCCACCTGCCCACCCTGGTCGGCCCGGCGCACGCCTCCGCGCTGCGCCGCACGTCCTTCCACCCCTTGCTGGACGCCGACCGGTGGCGCGGCGACCGGGTCCTCGGCTCTGACGGGCGGCTGTGCCGCGACGTCCGCGAGGTGCTGCGTGCGGCTCGCGACCTGCCGGTCGCCGTGGCGACCGGGCACAGCGACCGGCAGGCAGCCCTACGCGTGGTCGACGAGGCAGTACGCCTCGGCCTACCGCGCCTCCTCCTCACCCACGCCACGCACCCGATGTCGGGCTTCACGCTCGACGACCTGACCGAGCTCTCCCAAGTCCCCGGCCTCTACGTCGAACTCACCGCGCTGACACTTCTGTTGGGACACCGCGATGTGGACCATCTGGGCGAACTGGTGCATGCCCACCCACGGGTGGTGTTCAGCTCCGACCTCGGACAGCCCGACCAGCCGGACGTGAAGGAATGGCTGGACCTGAGCGAACGCTGGTTCCACACAGCGCGCCTGACGAACCATCAGATAGGGGCCATCACGCGGACGAATCCCGCGAACCTGCTGAGGCCGTGA
- a CDS encoding FHA domain-containing protein: MSELTLTVMRLGFLAVLWLFVIVAVQVIRSDLFGTRVTQRGSRRENARPQQAARQQQQAAPPAQRQQQGGGRQRRGAPSKLVVSEGILAGTTVALQGQTISLGRAHDSTIVLDDDYASSRHARIYPDRDGQWIVEDLGSTNGTYLDRTRLTTPTPVPLGAPIRIGKTVIELRK, encoded by the coding sequence ATGTCAGAGCTGACCCTGACGGTCATGCGGTTGGGTTTCCTAGCCGTTCTGTGGCTGTTCGTGATCGTGGCCGTCCAGGTCATCCGTAGCGACCTGTTTGGAACACGCGTCACACAGCGCGGCTCACGCCGTGAGAACGCGCGACCGCAGCAGGCCGCACGCCAGCAACAGCAGGCCGCGCCGCCTGCCCAGCGCCAGCAGCAGGGCGGTGGCAGGCAGCGCCGTGGCGCCCCCAGCAAGCTGGTCGTCTCCGAAGGCATCCTCGCGGGCACGACAGTCGCCCTGCAGGGCCAGACGATCTCGCTGGGCCGCGCGCACGATTCGACGATCGTGCTGGACGACGACTACGCCTCCAGCAGGCATGCCAGGATCTACCCGGACCGTGACGGCCAGTGGATCGTCGAGGATCTCGGGTCCACCAACGGCACGTATCTGGACCGGACCCGACTCACCACCCCGACGCCCGTTCCGCTGGGCGCGCCGATCCGCATCGGCAAGACCGTCATCGAGCTGCGGAAGTAG
- a CDS encoding isocitrate/isopropylmalate family dehydrogenase, with the protein MKSVAVLPGDGIGPEVVSAALEAVEQLRLPLDLRFGEIGWECWRQEGTVIPERTWKLIEETDTCLLGAITSKPLREAEAELHPTLRGTGLDYVSPVIQLRQHLGLYANVRPITDIDRGQFDFTVIRENTEGLYAGFDVHGLDESLWNAVRSHPNAAASGREATSVTLRLQTQFGMDRLLRYGFEYAERHGHRRLTVVDKPNVLRHSSNHLRERLELIAQDHPDVETEILNVDAVALWMVRRPERFGVLVAENMFGDILSDLGAGVMGGLGLASSGNIGDHGSYFEPVHGSAPSMAGQGRANPMAMLLTIAQMLDHLGMPVPGQELRGAVSKVVRARTTVTYDLGGTARTSQVAQAVAGELPGHTDEPAPPTAVSTDVVDRLAQLDTASVSDALDSMGIPCVLAGLAARVPGTRAAGRAYTVTYRPVDASVDRGFRNAANYLDDVPEGSFVVVDNAASTTCTNWGSLLTNLAQRRGVRGTALHGSARDIAEIRAAKYPLFSTGATMVSGKNRVELAATGRDVVIGDVTVRPGDIVVADDNGALVVPAEYATEVADRAERVERTESAIAQAVNGGMRLDEARRQFGYANPWGDDGKQPSRA; encoded by the coding sequence ATGAAGAGCGTCGCTGTACTGCCCGGGGACGGCATCGGACCGGAGGTCGTCTCCGCGGCCCTCGAGGCGGTGGAGCAGCTTCGCCTCCCGCTGGACCTGCGCTTCGGTGAGATCGGCTGGGAGTGCTGGCGCCAGGAAGGCACCGTCATACCTGAGCGCACCTGGAAGCTCATCGAGGAGACCGACACCTGCCTGCTCGGGGCCATCACGAGCAAGCCACTGCGCGAGGCGGAGGCCGAACTCCACCCGACGCTGCGCGGCACGGGCCTGGACTACGTCTCCCCGGTCATCCAGCTCCGCCAGCACCTGGGTCTGTACGCGAACGTCCGGCCCATCACCGACATCGACCGGGGACAGTTCGACTTCACCGTCATCCGGGAGAACACCGAAGGGCTGTACGCCGGGTTCGACGTCCATGGGCTCGACGAGTCGCTGTGGAACGCGGTGCGCAGCCACCCGAACGCGGCTGCTTCCGGACGTGAGGCCACCAGCGTCACGCTCCGACTGCAGACCCAGTTCGGCATGGACCGCCTTCTGCGGTACGGATTCGAGTACGCCGAGCGCCACGGCCACCGGCGGCTGACCGTCGTCGACAAGCCCAATGTGCTCCGCCACAGCAGCAACCACCTGCGTGAACGTCTCGAACTGATCGCACAGGACCATCCGGACGTCGAGACCGAGATCCTCAACGTCGACGCCGTGGCGCTGTGGATGGTCCGTCGGCCGGAACGGTTCGGCGTGCTGGTGGCCGAGAACATGTTCGGCGACATCCTCTCCGACCTCGGCGCGGGTGTGATGGGCGGTCTGGGCCTCGCGTCCAGCGGCAACATCGGTGACCACGGCAGCTACTTCGAGCCGGTGCACGGCAGCGCACCGAGCATGGCGGGCCAGGGCCGGGCCAACCCCATGGCGATGCTGCTGACGATCGCCCAGATGCTCGACCACCTCGGCATGCCGGTTCCCGGACAGGAGCTGCGTGGTGCCGTCAGCAAGGTCGTGCGCGCCCGCACCACCGTCACCTACGACCTGGGGGGCACGGCCCGCACGAGCCAGGTGGCGCAGGCAGTCGCCGGTGAACTGCCGGGCCACACGGACGAGCCGGCGCCCCCGACCGCCGTCTCCACGGACGTCGTGGACCGCCTGGCCCAGCTGGACACCGCCTCGGTCTCCGATGCGCTGGACAGCATGGGCATCCCCTGCGTGCTCGCGGGCCTGGCCGCCCGGGTGCCGGGAACGCGCGCGGCGGGTCGGGCGTACACCGTCACCTACCGGCCCGTGGACGCCTCCGTCGACCGCGGGTTCCGCAATGCGGCCAACTACTTGGACGACGTACCCGAGGGCTCGTTCGTGGTGGTCGACAACGCGGCCAGCACCACCTGCACCAACTGGGGCTCCCTGCTGACGAACCTGGCGCAGCGGCGCGGTGTGCGCGGCACCGCCCTGCACGGCTCGGCCCGCGACATCGCCGAGATCCGTGCCGCCAAATACCCGCTGTTCAGCACCGGCGCAACCATGGTCAGCGGCAAGAACCGGGTGGAGCTCGCAGCGACCGGACGCGACGTTGTCATCGGTGATGTCACCGTACGACCCGGTGACATTGTCGTCGCCGACGACAACGGAGCTCTCGTCGTGCCCGCCGAGTACGCCACCGAGGTCGCGGACAGGGCGGAGCGCGTCGAGCGAACCGAGAGCGCGATCGCCCAGGCGGTCAATGGCGGCATGCGCCTCGACGAGGCCCGCCGGCAGTTCGGCTACGCCAATCCGTGGGGCGACGACGGCAAGCAGCCCTCCCGTGCCTGA
- a CDS encoding penicillin-binding protein 2 — MNKPLRRIAIFCGLLVLALLARDNWLQYVQADTLAEHKKNRRVSIERYAQPRGDIIVDGKAITGSKESGSGDFKYQRTYKNGPMWSPVTGFASQRIGATQIESIEDGILTGNDDRLFFTRSLDMITGKKKEGGNAVTTLNARAQKAAYEGLKGRGKGAVAAIDPSTGAILALASAPSYDPSDFAGITSKEGKLFQKLDKDKDQPLLNRALRETYPPGSTFKAVTAAAALEHGLYDDIDSPTKSPLPWTMPNTQTELKNEGNIPCKNATLREALRVSCNTVFGKIGSDLGKDDMLETAEKFGFNSEQFVPVRSNASVFPKEMDKPQTALSSIGQFETAATPLQMAMVASAIANDGTLMEPYMVSELQAPNLDVIEKHAPKEMSRPLSEENAQKLQDMMQTVVNEGTGRNAKIDGVTVGGKTGTAQHGVDNSENPYAWFISYAKTDSGSPVAVAVVVEDSAASRDDISGGGLAAPIAKDVMQAVLDSKK, encoded by the coding sequence GTGAACAAGCCCCTGCGCCGGATCGCGATCTTCTGCGGGCTCCTCGTCCTTGCCCTGCTCGCCCGGGACAACTGGCTCCAGTACGTGCAGGCCGACACCCTCGCCGAGCACAAGAAGAACCGCCGCGTCTCCATCGAGCGGTACGCCCAGCCGCGCGGCGACATCATCGTCGACGGCAAGGCCATCACCGGCTCCAAGGAGTCCGGCAGCGGCGACTTCAAGTACCAGAGGACGTACAAGAACGGGCCCATGTGGTCCCCCGTCACCGGCTTCGCCTCGCAGCGCATCGGTGCCACGCAGATCGAGTCCATCGAGGACGGCATCCTCACCGGCAACGACGACCGGCTCTTCTTCACGCGCAGCCTGGACATGATCACGGGCAAGAAGAAGGAGGGCGGAAACGCCGTCACGACCCTCAACGCGCGCGCGCAGAAGGCCGCGTACGAAGGTCTCAAGGGCCGCGGCAAGGGCGCGGTCGCCGCGATCGACCCCTCCACCGGCGCGATCCTGGCGCTTGCCTCCGCTCCTTCGTACGACCCGTCGGACTTCGCGGGAATCACGAGCAAGGAAGGCAAGCTCTTCCAGAAGCTGGACAAGGACAAGGACCAGCCGCTGCTCAACCGCGCCCTGCGCGAGACGTACCCGCCCGGCTCCACCTTCAAGGCCGTCACCGCGGCCGCCGCCCTGGAGCACGGCCTGTACGACGACATCGACTCGCCCACCAAGTCCCCGCTGCCCTGGACGATGCCCAACACCCAGACCGAGCTGAAGAACGAGGGCAACATCCCCTGCAAGAACGCCACGCTGCGCGAGGCGCTGCGGGTGTCCTGCAACACCGTCTTCGGCAAGATCGGCTCGGACCTCGGCAAGGACGACATGTTGGAGACGGCCGAGAAGTTCGGCTTCAACTCCGAGCAGTTCGTCCCGGTTCGTTCCAACGCCTCCGTCTTCCCCAAGGAGATGGACAAGCCGCAGACCGCGCTCTCCTCCATCGGCCAGTTCGAGACGGCCGCGACGCCGCTGCAGATGGCCATGGTCGCCTCCGCGATCGCCAACGACGGCACGCTCATGGAGCCGTACATGGTCAGCGAGCTGCAGGCGCCGAACCTGGACGTGATCGAGAAGCACGCTCCCAAGGAGATGAGCCGGCCGCTCTCCGAGGAGAACGCGCAGAAGCTCCAGGACATGATGCAGACAGTCGTGAACGAGGGCACCGGTCGGAACGCCAAGATCGACGGCGTGACCGTCGGCGGCAAGACCGGTACGGCCCAGCACGGCGTCGACAACAGCGAGAACCCGTACGCCTGGTTCATCAGCTACGCCAAGACCGACTCCGGTTCGCCGGTTGCCGTCGCCGTGGTGGTCGAGGACAGCGCCGCCAGCCGTGACGACATCTCCGGTGGCGGTCTCGCCGCCCCCATCGCCAAGGACGTGATGCAGGCGGTTCTCGACAGCAAGAAGTGA
- a CDS encoding FtsW/RodA/SpoVE family cell cycle protein — MSSSTTHTSTIGAIGAPSRRNTELALLAFAVVIPLFAYINVGLALDGELPSGMLGYGCGLGLLAAVGHIVVRRFAAYADPLLLPLATLLNGLGLVVIWRLDQSEKLQDLAKAATGQFSASAPKQLMFSAIGIALFVAVLLLLKDHRVLQRYTYISMVAALVLLLLPLVPGLGMNVFGARIWISVAGFSIQPGEFAKIVIAIFFAGYLMVKRDALALASRRFMGIYLPRGRDLGPIIVVWAMSILILVFETDLGTSLLFFGMFVVMLYVATERTSWIVFGLLMSSVGAVGVATFEPHVQERVDAWLNPFSDAVIASTGSDQIAQSLMAFGSGGVLGTGLGQGHSDLIGFAANSDFILATFGEELGLAGVMAILLIYGLIVERGVRTALAARDPFGKLLAIGLSGAFAIQVFVVSGGVMGLIPLTGMTMPFLANGGSSVIANWALIGILIRISDTARRPAPAPAPNPDAEMTQVVRP; from the coding sequence ATGAGCAGTAGCACTACACACACGTCGACCATCGGCGCGATCGGTGCGCCGAGCCGGCGCAACACCGAGCTCGCGCTCCTTGCGTTCGCTGTCGTCATCCCGCTGTTCGCCTACATCAACGTAGGTCTCGCGCTCGACGGCGAGCTGCCGTCCGGCATGCTCGGCTACGGCTGCGGGCTCGGCCTGCTCGCGGCCGTCGGTCACATCGTGGTGCGCAGGTTCGCCGCGTACGCGGACCCGCTGCTGCTGCCGCTCGCGACGCTGCTCAACGGCCTCGGTCTGGTCGTCATCTGGCGCCTGGACCAGTCGGAGAAGCTGCAGGACCTCGCCAAGGCCGCCACCGGCCAGTTCAGCGCCTCCGCACCGAAGCAGCTGATGTTCTCGGCCATCGGCATCGCGCTCTTCGTGGCCGTGCTGCTGCTGCTCAAGGACCACCGCGTCCTGCAGCGCTACACGTACATCTCCATGGTCGCGGCCCTCGTCCTGCTGCTGCTGCCGCTGGTGCCGGGTCTCGGCATGAACGTCTTCGGCGCCCGAATCTGGATCAGCGTCGCCGGATTCTCCATCCAGCCCGGTGAGTTCGCGAAGATCGTCATCGCGATCTTCTTCGCGGGCTATCTGATGGTGAAGCGCGACGCGCTCGCGCTGGCCAGCCGCCGCTTCATGGGCATCTACCTGCCGCGCGGCCGTGACCTCGGTCCGATCATCGTGGTCTGGGCGATGTCCATCCTGATCCTGGTCTTCGAGACCGACCTCGGTACGTCGCTGCTGTTCTTCGGCATGTTCGTCGTGATGCTGTACGTCGCCACGGAGCGCACCAGCTGGATCGTGTTCGGTCTGCTGATGTCCTCGGTCGGCGCGGTGGGTGTCGCCACCTTCGAGCCGCACGTGCAAGAGCGTGTGGACGCCTGGCTGAACCCGTTCTCCGACGCCGTCATCGCCTCGACGGGCAGCGACCAGATCGCCCAGTCCCTGATGGCGTTCGGCTCCGGCGGCGTGCTCGGCACCGGCCTCGGCCAGGGTCACTCCGACCTGATCGGCTTCGCCGCCAACTCCGACTTCATCCTCGCCACCTTCGGCGAGGAGCTGGGTCTGGCCGGCGTCATGGCGATCCTGCTGATCTACGGTCTGATCGTGGAGCGCGGTGTGCGCACGGCGCTCGCCGCCCGCGACCCGTTCGGCAAGCTCCTGGCGATCGGTCTGTCCGGCGCCTTCGCCATCCAGGTGTTCGTCGTCTCCGGCGGCGTCATGGGCCTGATCCCGCTGACCGGTATGACCATGCCGTTCCTCGCGAACGGCGGTTCGTCCGTGATCGCCAACTGGGCCCTGATCGGCATCCTCATCCGTATCAGCGACACCGCACGCCGTCCTGCCCCGGCGCCCGCCCCGAACCCCGACGCCGAGATGACCCAGGTGGTCCGACCGTGA
- a CDS encoding MBL fold metallo-hydrolase — protein sequence MTQDRMQALSRRGVLRTAVASTAAAALPIAGALPDVHAARSRIGSLGDQSAVRTLTLGDTRLTYVVDAAMELDPAGFFPAVPASYWAQHPDALAPSGRIAASAGGVLVERGGRRLLIDVGLGANVLSPSLGVSRGGALLRTLRALRVPPKSIDTVAFTHLHTDHTGVGFRAGHGQEMHKAFPHADYLVARAEWGPFWKREVKVGAPSWDGFMVPMSRVLRQFDDGAEVWPGVTALITPGHSPGHTTYVISAGGGRRILVFGDAFHTPAQMTHPEWPSGPDKDVGGVLKARTTLLARLRAPRTYGFAFHFGDQAFGRLTHPHHGTPRWRPVPAHALLPAPIRLPRA from the coding sequence ATGACACAAGACCGTATGCAAGCCCTCTCCCGCCGCGGGGTACTCCGCACAGCAGTCGCCTCCACCGCGGCGGCGGCCCTCCCGATCGCCGGCGCGCTCCCGGATGTGCACGCCGCGCGATCCCGCATCGGCTCGCTCGGCGATCAGTCGGCCGTGCGTACCCTCACCCTGGGCGACACCCGGCTCACCTATGTCGTCGACGCTGCCATGGAGTTGGACCCCGCCGGGTTCTTCCCCGCCGTCCCCGCCTCGTACTGGGCACAACACCCAGACGCGCTGGCTCCCTCCGGGCGGATCGCCGCCTCGGCTGGCGGTGTCCTCGTCGAGCGGGGCGGGCGCCGACTCCTGATCGATGTGGGGCTCGGCGCCAATGTGCTCTCGCCCTCACTCGGCGTCTCCCGTGGCGGCGCACTGCTGCGCACCCTCCGAGCTCTGCGCGTGCCGCCGAAATCCATCGACACCGTGGCCTTCACTCACCTGCACACGGACCACACCGGCGTCGGCTTCCGTGCGGGCCACGGCCAAGAGATGCACAAGGCGTTCCCGCACGCCGACTACCTCGTGGCGCGCGCCGAATGGGGCCCGTTCTGGAAACGCGAGGTGAAGGTGGGGGCACCCTCCTGGGACGGGTTCATGGTGCCGATGTCCCGCGTGCTGCGCCAGTTCGACGACGGCGCCGAAGTATGGCCCGGCGTCACCGCGCTGATCACCCCCGGCCACAGCCCGGGCCACACCACGTACGTCATCTCCGCCGGCGGCGGCCGGCGGATCCTGGTGTTCGGCGACGCCTTCCACACCCCGGCCCAGATGACCCACCCCGAGTGGCCCTCCGGCCCCGACAAGGACGTCGGCGGCGTCCTGAAGGCCCGTACGACCCTCCTGGCGCGGCTGCGCGCGCCGCGCACCTACGGGTTCGCCTTCCACTTCGGCGATCAGGCCTTCGGCCGCCTCACCCACCCGCACCACGGCACCCCGCGCTGGCGCCCCGTCCCCGCCCACGCCCTACTGCCCGCCCCGATCCGGCTGCCGCGCGCATAG
- a CDS encoding DUF3662 and FHA domain-containing protein, translating into MGVMKKFEQRLEGLVNGTFAKVFKSEVQPVEIAGALQRECDNNATIWNRERTVVPNDFIVELSAPDFERLSPYSGQLGDELSGMVREYAKQQRYSFMGPIKVHLEKADDLDTGLYRVRSRTLASSTSQTPERAPAAPAAPAAPTGPGPADRRPPAGGGYGYPQQPSSAPPMPAAPPPGGRTGGPAPVPNRPQGPGAGPLPGAQVRRWIEINGNRHQISRPTLVLGRSTDADVRIDDPGVSRRHCEIRTGTPSTIQDLGSTNGIVVDGQHTTRATLRDGSRIVVGQTTIVYRQAEG; encoded by the coding sequence ATGGGAGTCATGAAGAAGTTCGAGCAGCGACTCGAAGGTCTGGTCAACGGCACCTTCGCCAAGGTGTTCAAGTCCGAGGTCCAGCCCGTCGAGATCGCCGGCGCCCTGCAGCGCGAGTGCGACAACAACGCGACGATCTGGAACCGCGAGCGGACGGTCGTCCCCAATGACTTCATCGTGGAGCTCAGCGCGCCCGACTTCGAGCGCCTGAGCCCCTACTCGGGGCAGCTCGGCGACGAGCTCTCCGGGATGGTGCGCGAGTACGCCAAGCAGCAGCGCTACAGCTTCATGGGCCCCATCAAGGTCCACCTGGAGAAGGCGGACGACCTCGACACGGGTCTGTACCGGGTGCGCAGCCGCACACTCGCGTCCAGCACCTCACAGACTCCCGAGCGCGCCCCCGCAGCACCTGCTGCACCCGCTGCACCCACAGGACCGGGCCCCGCGGACCGCAGACCCCCCGCGGGCGGTGGCTACGGCTACCCGCAGCAGCCCTCCAGCGCTCCTCCCATGCCCGCGGCGCCGCCCCCTGGCGGACGCACGGGCGGGCCCGCGCCGGTGCCGAACCGCCCCCAGGGGCCCGGCGCCGGGCCGCTTCCGGGTGCGCAGGTGCGGCGCTGGATCGAGATCAACGGCAATCGCCATCAGATCTCCCGCCCGACGCTGGTGCTGGGTCGCAGCACCGACGCCGATGTGCGGATCGACGACCCCGGCGTATCCCGCCGGCACTGTGAGATCCGGACCGGAACGCCCTCGACGATCCAGGATCTCGGGTCTACCAACGGCATCGTGGTAGACGGGCAGCACACCACCCGCGCTACGCTCCGCGACGGCTCGCGGATCGTCGTGGGCCAAACCACCATCGTTTACCGGCAAGCCGAAGGGTGA
- a CDS encoding Stp1/IreP family PP2C-type Ser/Thr phosphatase, with translation MSLSLRFAAGSHKGMIREGNEDSGYAGPRLLAIADGMGGQAAGEVASSEVISTLVTLDDDVPGSDILTSLGTAVQRANDQLRLMVEEDPQLEGMGTTLTALLWTGQRLGLVHVGDSRAYLLRDGVLTQITQDHTWVQRLVDEGRITEEEATTHPQRSLLMRALGSGEHVEPDLSIREVRAGDRYLICSDGLSGVVSHQTMEDTLASYQGPQETVQELIQLALRGGGPDNITVIVADVLDIDSGDTLAGQLSDTPVVVGAVAENQLQAQDDGAMQTPAGRASGLGRPVPPQPSGGGFGPPGSGDTTGYVPEGNFGAFSDEDFVKPGGGRKWLKRSLYTVLALTVIGGGLYGGYRWTQTQYYVGTKDEHVALYRGIDQDLAWVSLSKVEKDHPEIELKYLPPYQRKQVEGTIPEGNLDDAQSKIEELSLQASACEKDAQRREAERENAKPGEGEAGGATGLAAKAPTDDPTDPADKNDTGDTSDKNSTTDKNKSKTAPTPTPGPSLSEEEKKLVPLCGKQ, from the coding sequence ATGAGTCTGTCTTTGCGCTTCGCCGCCGGATCGCACAAAGGCATGATCCGTGAGGGGAACGAGGACTCCGGCTACGCCGGTCCGCGTCTCCTCGCGATCGCCGACGGCATGGGGGGCCAGGCCGCGGGCGAGGTCGCGAGCTCCGAGGTGATCTCGACGCTCGTCACCCTCGACGACGACGTACCGGGATCGGACATCCTGACGTCGCTCGGCACGGCCGTGCAGCGCGCCAACGACCAGTTGCGCCTGATGGTCGAGGAGGACCCCCAGCTCGAGGGCATGGGGACGACCCTGACCGCCCTCCTGTGGACGGGGCAGCGCCTGGGCCTCGTACACGTCGGCGACTCGCGCGCGTATCTGCTGCGGGACGGTGTCCTCACGCAGATCACCCAGGACCACACCTGGGTGCAGCGCCTCGTCGACGAGGGCCGGATCACCGAGGAAGAGGCCACCACCCACCCGCAGCGCTCCTTGCTGATGCGCGCGCTGGGCAGTGGCGAGCATGTCGAACCGGACCTCTCGATCCGTGAAGTCCGCGCCGGCGACCGGTACTTGATCTGCTCCGACGGTCTCTCCGGTGTGGTCTCGCACCAGACGATGGAAGACACCCTCGCGAGCTATCAGGGCCCCCAGGAGACCGTGCAGGAGCTCATCCAGCTCGCGCTGCGCGGCGGAGGCCCCGACAACATCACGGTGATCGTCGCCGACGTCCTGGACATCGACAGCGGCGACACCCTCGCGGGACAGCTGTCCGACACCCCCGTGGTCGTCGGCGCGGTCGCCGAGAACCAGCTCCAGGCGCAGGACGACGGCGCCATGCAGACGCCCGCGGGCCGTGCGTCCGGCCTCGGCCGTCCGGTGCCGCCGCAGCCCTCCGGAGGCGGCTTCGGCCCTCCCGGGAGCGGTGACACGACGGGATACGTTCCCGAAGGGAACTTCGGCGCGTTCAGCGACGAGGACTTCGTGAAGCCCGGCGGCGGCCGCAAGTGGCTCAAGAGATCCCTCTACACAGTGCTGGCCCTCACGGTCATCGGAGGCGGCCTCTACGGGGGCTACCGCTGGACGCAGACGCAGTACTACGTAGGCACCAAGGACGAGCACGTCGCGCTCTACCGCGGCATCGACCAGGACCTTGCCTGGGTCAGCCTGTCCAAGGTGGAGAAGGACCACCCCGAGATCGAACTCAAGTACCTGCCGCCGTATCAGCGCAAGCAGGTCGAGGGCACCATCCCCGAGGGCAACCTCGACGATGCCCAGAGCAAGATCGAGGAGCTGAGCCTGCAGGCCTCCGCGTGCGAGAAGGACGCGCAGCGCCGCGAGGCCGAGCGGGAGAACGCCAAGCCCGGCGAGGGCGAGGCGGGCGGCGCGACCGGTCTGGCGGCCAAGGCCCCCACCGACGATCCGACCGACCCGGCGGACAAGAACGACACAGGCGACACGAGCGACAAGAACAGCACCACCGACAAGAACAAGTCCAAGACCGCACCGACTCCCACACCCGGCCCCAGCCTCTCCGAGGAAGAGAAGAAGCTGGTCCCGCTGTGCGGTAAGCAGTAA